Within the Herbaspirillum sp. RTI4 genome, the region CAAAAAATATGAATTGCCGCTGAGTCATATATTTAACCGCCGGTAAGTGGCAATGCACTTTGCGCGGCATTTTTCTGTATCAAGCGATGGCTTCGCTGCTCTTGCTGGAAAAAAAAGGGGAGGGCCCGGCAGGTCGTCGTTGCAAGGGACATGGGTGAAAGATCGACATACCGACTCCCCTTGCTGATCTCACTGCCCGGCATTCAGCCTGCCGTCATTTCATCAAGGTGTTGGACGGCAGTGTTTCATCGAGGAGTTTTTTGGCAGTGTTGATGCCGACCACGGGCAAGGTGTTTTCATCGAGCAAACCCACTTGCACCAGTACGGACGCCTGATCCCAGTAAATATGTTCGTGGTAGAGCTTATCGCCACGGAAATTGACGATGGCAATCAACGGAATTTCGACATATTTGCCGGTGGGTTTAATCCCCGGAAGCATCCAGTCGATTTCGCAGGTGTGGGTGAAGCAAAACAGGCATTCATCCACAATCTGGGAGGCCCCTTCGGTGCGGGAAATCGGAATCAGACGGGTATCCGGCGGATTGCTGTGGACGAAGTGATTGGTATAGAAATGATGCAAGTTTTTATACCCTACGCCACCCGTCATGGTGGGGATATGGTTGACATAGGGTTCGGCCACCATCGTCGCCATCGTGTCATCCACGTTGCGGGTCGTAAATTCATATTCACAATGCTTATCCCACAAGGCGGAAAGATTGTAGTGCGGGCCGATGGCCTTGCGGAAGGCGTCGATCGATCGGCCATGCGCCATTAAGGCGGAGGATTTGTCGTAGTGTTCTGAAACGGGGCGGGCAAAGGCGTGATCCACATCAGGATACAAGTACATTCTGACGTTCGGCTTATCCTGCAAGCCAGCGACTATTTTCTCTCGCACTGCTGCGGGCGAAAAATGATCCAGGGCCGCGAAGTGCAATACCAAATTGCCTTTTATATGGTTTGCTTCATTCAGGTTTTCTTCGATGCCGACGCCGTAATAGGCGACCGCTACATCGATATCGCAACGACATGCGGCCAGATAAGCCAACTTCCCGCCGAGGTAATAACCCAGCACACCGGCTTTGCCCTCAAATTGCGGAAGCTGACGTAAGACCTGTAAGGTGGCATCAATGTCTTCAACGGCCAGATCCTGATCGCAGCCGGTAAAGAGGGCGAAAGCGCGCTCCAGGTCTGCCGGCGTATAGCCCAGTTGCACTCCCGGTTCCTGCCGCCAGAACAGATCGGGTGCCAGCACGACATAGCCTTCCTCTGCGTAATGATCGGCAACTTCACGGACGAAATCATTAACCCCGAAAATTTCTTGCGCCAGCACAATGCCAGGCCCCTTGCCGGAGGCCGGTACCGCTAAATAGGCGCTAAATGTTCTACCGTCTGCGGCCTTGATGCTGATATAGCTTCCCATTTGCGTTCCTTCTGAGGTGATGAAGAGGGGTATGTCCCTTCTGAAAATAGCCGCTGGCACAGGGGGATGTTGCCCGGAGACAACCACTATAGTCGGTAGCAACTTCCCCTACTATCCGGATCTGGCAATTTATGCGTCGGTCGGGAGATTAAATTCGCCGGCGGCAAGATATGGATAGTGGCGGACAGGGACGCCCCTTATTGCTGCCGCCAGTCAATGAACAGAGCGATGAGTCATATCTAAAAAATATGAATTGCGTCTGAATCATATATTTGACAGCAGGTTGGAGGCAAGGCACTCTACGCGCACGCATTTGTCATCCGCATACCATTCGCCACTCATTTAGTTGCTCACTTAGCCCCACCCCTACGGAGATCGCCATGTCCTTCAACCGCCGTTCCAAAAATATCACTCAGGGCATCTCACGCAGCCCTAACCGCTCCATGTATTACGCCATGGGATATGAGAAGAAAGACTTCGACAATCCGATGATCGGCGTGGCGAACGGGCATTCCACCATTACTCCTTGCAATTCCGGTTTGCAGAAGCTGGCGGACATCGTGATTTCTACGATTAAAGCAGAAGGCGCCAATCCGCAAGTGTTCGGCACACCGACCATTTCCGACGGGATGTCGATGGGGACGGAAGGCATGAAGTATTCGCTGGTGTCGCGCGAAGTGATTGCCGACTGCATCGAAACCGCCGTCATGGGGCAGTGGATGGATGGCGTGGTCGTCATCGGTGGTTGCGATAAAAACATGCCGGGCGGCATGATCGGCATGGCGCGCAGCAATGTGCCCGGCATCTACGTCTATGGCGGCACCATCAAGCCGGGCAAATGGAAGGGCAAAGACCTGACCATCGTGTCCTCATTTGAAGCGGTGGGTGAATTTTCGGCGGGCCGCATGTCGCAGGAAGATTTCGACGGCATCGAAAAAAATGCCTGTCCTTCGTCCGGTTCGTGCGGCGGGATGTACACGGCCAACACCATGTCTTCTTCGTTCGAGGCGCTGGGCATGGCACTGATGTACTCCTCCACCATGGCCAATCCTGACGATGAAAAAGTCGGCTCCGCTGCTGAATCGGCGCGCGTGCTGGTCGAAGCCGTTAAGCGCGACCTCAAGCCGCGTGACATCATCACCCGCAAGTCGATCGAAAATGCCGTCGCGCTGATCATGGCGACCGGCGGCTCCACCAACGCCGTGTTGCATTACCTGGCGATTGCCCATGCCGCAGAAGTCGAATGGACCATCGATGACTTTGAGCGCGTGCGTCAGCAAGTGCCTGTCATTTGCAATCTCAAGCCTTCCGGCCAATATGTGGCGACCGACCTGCATCAGGCCGGCGGCATTCCGCAAGTCTTGAAAATCTTATTGAACGCCGGCCACATCCACGGCGATTGCATCACCATTACCGGCCGCACTTTGGCGGAAGAACTGGCAGGCATTCCCGATCTGCCACGCGCCGATCAAAAAGTGATTCATACCATCGACAAGGCTCTGTACGCGCAAGGCCATCTGGCGATCCTGAAGGGCAATCTGGCACCGGAAGGCTGCGTGGCCAAGATTACCGGTCTCAAGAATCCGGTCATCACCGGCCCGGCCCGGGTGTTTGACGATGAGTACACCGCGATGGATGCCATCCTGGCCGATCAGATCAAGCCCGGCGATGTGCTGGTGATGCGTTACCTCGGCCCTAAGGGTGGCCCTGGCATGCCGGAAATGCTGGCACCGACTTCGGCGCTGATCGGCAAGGGTCTGGGCGAATCAGTGGGTCTGGTGACCGATGGCCGTTTCTCCGGCGGCACCTGGGGCATGGTGGTGGGTCACGTTGCACCGGAAGCGTATGTCGGCGGACTCATTGCACTGGTCGAGGAAGGTGATTCGGTCACGATCGATGCGCATCAGCAGTTGCTGCAACTGAACGTGGCGGACGAGGAAATCGCTCGTCGTCGTGCCTTGTGGAAGCAGCCTGCACCGCGTTATACGAGTGGCATTCTGTACAAATTCGGCGTACTGGTTTCATCGGCCAGTAAAGGCGCGGTGACCTGCTAGTATCTGGCTGCTATCCGGTGTGGTGATGTGCTTGCCGGATAGTTGCTGCGGGTCTGGATTTTATGGAGGGCAAGATGAAACAATCGATATTGCAAGGCATGTTGCTGACCGGCGCATTGACGTTGGTGTCGGGCGCAGTCATGGCGCAGGCCTCGTCACTTGATCTGGCGCGGACTAAAAATTGCATGGCGTGCCATGCGATTGGCAATAAGGTGGTCGGTCCGGCGTATAAGGATGTCGCTAAAAAATATGCCGGACAAAAAGGCGCTGAGGATATGTTGGTGCAGAAGGTCATGAAGGGTGGCGGTGGCGTGTGGGGTGCAGTGCCGATGCCAGCCAATACCCAGGTTTCTGCGGCTCAAGCGCACACACTGGTCAAATGGGTGCTGTCACAGTAAGTCGGCTGAACCAGAAGCAAGTAATGAGAATGAAAAAAACGCCACGTATATTTTACGTGGCGTTTTTCATTACAGCATTGGTTTGCCGTTGCGTAGTACTTACTTGACGACTTCCAGCAAAGTACGGATGCCTGCCTTGTAAGTGTAGAGCGTCAGGGAACCGTCCTTGATATCGCCCTTGGCATCGAATGCGATCATGCCGGTAATGCCCTTGTAGTGGGTCTTGGCGATTTCAGGCAGGAATTTCGCAGGGACGGTGGAGTTGGCTTTCTTCATTGCCTCAGCAACGACCATGGTGGCGTCGTAAGCATAGGCAGCGTTATAGACAACGTCGATACCGAAGCGTTTCTTGTACGAAACCTTGAAGTCTTCCATGGCTTTCTTGCCCGCTTCAGGGACGCCGCCTGCTTCAGCGCAGACGACCTGATCGTCACGCAAGCCATCGCCGGCCAGTGAGGCCAGTGAGCCGGTACAGATACCGTCGCCGCCCATGAACTTGGCGTCGATGCCGAGCTGTTTCATTTGACGCAGCATCGGGCCGCCGACTGCATCCATGCCGCCGAAGAAAATCACATCCGGTTTCTTGGATTTGATCGAGGTCAGGATGGCGTTGAAATCGGTAGCCTTGTCGTTGGTGTATTGCTTGGAGACGATAGTCGCGCCGGCTGCCTTGGCACCCTTGGCAAATTCTTCGGCGACGCCCTGGCCATAGGCGGTGCGGTCATCAATGACAGCGATATTCTTGCCCTTGAGATTCTTGACGGCATATTTGCCCAGCACGCTGCCGAGCTGCGCATCGTTGGCGACTACGCGGAAGGCGGTCTTGAAACCTTGCTGCGTGTACTTCGGATTGGTGGCGGAAGGCGAAATTTGCGGAATGCCTGCATCGCTGTAAATTTTTGAAGCCGGGATGGTGGTGCCTGAATTGAGGTGGCCGATCACTGCGGCGACTTTAGCGTCAACCAGCTTGGTGGCGACTGCGGTAGCTTGCTTCGGATCGGAAGCATCGTCTTCCGCCTGAAGGTCCAGTTTGATTTTCTTGCCGCCGACAGTAAAACCCTTCTGGTTCAACTCTTCGATGGCCATGCGGGCGCCGTTTTCATTATCTTTGCCCATGTGCGCGTTCGGACCCGAGATCGGGCCTACGTGACCAATGGTGACGGAGGACTCCTGCGCATAGGTTGCGCCGGCAAACATCAATGCAATAGCGCCAGCGAGGGGGATAATTTTGCTCTTGAGTTTCATTACTGAGGTCCTTTGTGTGAAAGAAAAATGGTGGGTGTGAAAGCTTGCTGTTGATGATTGTTATTTTCTGTTGGTACCGATCAGCGTCATCCAATATCGACAAAGAAGGTAACGGTCAAACCTGCATCGGACAACCCTGAGGGATCAGGTTACAAAAGGTACAACATAAAAAACCTGCGTGCAAAGTATATTTTGCCGTTGCCGGGATCAGTGAGGGACGGCGGTAAGCAATGCTGTGTGACAAGGCTGAGGTGCTGCGCAGTAGTGGGGCGAAGCGAGTGAAATAAGACGACGTAATGCGCGGTAACGGTGCAGATATGGTGCAGATATCGGCTCTAAGCGCCGTTTTGGATCGTCATACCGCTTGTAAAAATATGTCGATGGGGCTGCGTGTGTTATTTTCCACGGGGTTCAACAGGCGTTCTTTGTTCAAGGCCACAGGTCCAACGCAATGAGGGCACTGCCGCCAATTTTATTTTTTCGGGATAGCGCTTTATGGATGCAGTGGAACTATTTATTCAGGATCTGGCCGTCATCATGCTGGTGGCGGGTGTCGTGACGGTGGTGTTTACCCGTTTCCGGCAACCGTTAGTGTTGGGTTACATCGTCGCCGGCGTACTCATAGGGCCGCACACGCCGCCTTTCGCGCTGATCCAGGATTTGCATACCGTTCATATTCTGTCCGAGCTGGGGGTGATTTTTCTGCTGTTTTCTCTGGGACTTGAGTTCAGTTTAAAAAAACTGGCCCGCGTCGGTGCGACTGCGCTGATCACGGCGATGGCGGAAATCGCCATGATGATCTGGCTCGGTTACGAAATCGGCGTGTACTTCGGCTGGAAACCGATGGATGCTGTTTTCCTGGGCGCGATGCTGGCCGTTTCCTCGACCACCATTATCGTTAAAGCGCTCAATGAACTCGGCTTGAAAAACGAAAAATTTTCTCAAATCATTTTCGGCATTCTGATCGTTGAGGACATCCTCGCCATCGGCATGATTGCTTTGCTCTCCGGCATTGCCACCAGCGGCTCGGTGGCGCCGGCAGAAGTGGCGGGAACCATAGGCAAACTGCTGCTCTTTATGACCGTGTCGCTGGTGGTAGGCATTGTTGTGGTGCCGCGCTTGCTGAGTTATGTCGCCCGTTTTCGCAGTAATGAAATGCTGCTGGTGAGCGTGCTCGCTATCTTGTTCGGATTTTGCCTGCTGGTGATGAAATTGCAATACAGCGTTGCGCTGGGGGCCTTCCTGGTGGGCGCAATAATGGCCGAAGCGCGCCAGATTCATCGTATCGAACGTGTGATCGAACCGCTACGCGATATGTTCAGCGCAATTTTCTTCGTCGCAATCGGCCTGCTGTTTGACCCGACTGTCCTCAAGGATTATTGGCTTCCGATTACCGTGATTACGATAGCGGTGGTGTTCGGCAAGTTGGTCAGTTGCACTATCGGTGCGTTTCTTTCCGGCGAAACGGGCCGCACGCCGATGCGAGTGGGTATGGGGCTGGCGCAGATCGGTGAGTTTTCTTTCATCATCGCCGCGCTCGGCGTGAGTCTGAAAGTCACCAGCGACTTTCTTTACCCGATGGTGGTGGCGGTATCGGCCATTACGGCTTTGCTGACCCCCTACCTGATTCGTGCCGCCGATCCGTTGTCGAGCAAAGCCGCCAGCGTCTTGCCGTTAAAGCTCAGCAAGGCGCTGGGCCAGTATTCGACCTGGCTGCACAGTCTCCAACCGCAAGGCGATAAGGCAGCTCTGCGCAAAATCATCCTGCGCATTGTGCTGCAAGTCCTGGTGAATTTTGCGCTGATGATTGCCATCTTCATGTGCGCCTCGTTTTTCGAGAAAATCATCAGCGATAAAATGGTCGGCTGGGTGGATGATGTTGACCTCAAAAAGGCGCTGATCTGGGGCGGGGCTTTGGTGTTGTCGTTACCGTTTCTTATCGCGACCTATCACAAGTTGCAAGCGCTGAGCATGTTGCTGGCCGAAGTGATCGTCGGGCCGGAGTTCAACAGTGTCCGCGCCAAGCGCATGCGCCAAGTGATTTCGGAAGCAGTGCCAGCATTGTCGATCGTATTTTTTATGGTACTGATTTTCGGCTTGAGCGCGAATATCCTGCCGCCTTTGAAGTTGCTGCTCGTGGTGTTGCTGAGCGTTGCAGGTTTGTTGGCGCTGCTGTGGCAGCGGCTGATTAAATTGCATTCCCGCTTGCAGATCGCCTTGTTTGAAACCTTGAACGAGCAGCCGGAAGAGCATTGAATTATTTTTTAAGGCACTGACATGACACAAATGACACAAGATGAATTGAAACAGGCAGTCGCCAGAGCGGCCATTGAGTACGTGGTGGCGGGGGAGATTGTCGGCGTGGGGACCGGATCGACCGCCAATTTTTTCATTGATGAACTGGCCAAGATCAAAGATCGCATTATCGGTGCCGTAGCTTCGTCCGATGCCAGCGCGGCGCGCTTGCGCGGCCATGGCATTGCCGTTCTGGATTTGAATCAGGTCGAATCGATGCCGGTGTATATCGACGGCGCAGATGAAATCACGGCGCAGGGTGCCATGATCAAGGGCGGTGGCGCAGCGTTGACACGCGAAAAAATTGTGGCTTCTGTCGCCAGGAAATTCATCTGCATTGCGGATGGTTCC harbors:
- a CDS encoding branched-chain amino acid ABC transporter substrate-binding protein produces the protein MKLKSKIIPLAGAIALMFAGATYAQESSVTIGHVGPISGPNAHMGKDNENGARMAIEELNQKGFTVGGKKIKLDLQAEDDASDPKQATAVATKLVDAKVAAVIGHLNSGTTIPASKIYSDAGIPQISPSATNPKYTQQGFKTAFRVVANDAQLGSVLGKYAVKNLKGKNIAVIDDRTAYGQGVAEEFAKGAKAAGATIVSKQYTNDKATDFNAILTSIKSKKPDVIFFGGMDAVGGPMLRQMKQLGIDAKFMGGDGICTGSLASLAGDGLRDDQVVCAEAGGVPEAGKKAMEDFKVSYKKRFGIDVVYNAAYAYDATMVVAEAMKKANSTVPAKFLPEIAKTHYKGITGMIAFDAKGDIKDGSLTLYTYKAGIRTLLEVVK
- a CDS encoding dienelactone hydrolase family protein; the encoded protein is MGSYISIKAADGRTFSAYLAVPASGKGPGIVLAQEIFGVNDFVREVADHYAEEGYVVLAPDLFWRQEPGVQLGYTPADLERAFALFTGCDQDLAVEDIDATLQVLRQLPQFEGKAGVLGYYLGGKLAYLAACRCDIDVAVAYYGVGIEENLNEANHIKGNLVLHFAALDHFSPAAVREKIVAGLQDKPNVRMYLYPDVDHAFARPVSEHYDKSSALMAHGRSIDAFRKAIGPHYNLSALWDKHCEYEFTTRNVDDTMATMVAEPYVNHIPTMTGGVGYKNLHHFYTNHFVHSNPPDTRLIPISRTEGASQIVDECLFCFTHTCEIDWMLPGIKPTGKYVEIPLIAIVNFRGDKLYHEHIYWDQASVLVQVGLLDENTLPVVGINTAKKLLDETLPSNTLMK
- the ilvD gene encoding dihydroxy-acid dehydratase; translated protein: MSFNRRSKNITQGISRSPNRSMYYAMGYEKKDFDNPMIGVANGHSTITPCNSGLQKLADIVISTIKAEGANPQVFGTPTISDGMSMGTEGMKYSLVSREVIADCIETAVMGQWMDGVVVIGGCDKNMPGGMIGMARSNVPGIYVYGGTIKPGKWKGKDLTIVSSFEAVGEFSAGRMSQEDFDGIEKNACPSSGSCGGMYTANTMSSSFEALGMALMYSSTMANPDDEKVGSAAESARVLVEAVKRDLKPRDIITRKSIENAVALIMATGGSTNAVLHYLAIAHAAEVEWTIDDFERVRQQVPVICNLKPSGQYVATDLHQAGGIPQVLKILLNAGHIHGDCITITGRTLAEELAGIPDLPRADQKVIHTIDKALYAQGHLAILKGNLAPEGCVAKITGLKNPVITGPARVFDDEYTAMDAILADQIKPGDVLVMRYLGPKGGPGMPEMLAPTSALIGKGLGESVGLVTDGRFSGGTWGMVVGHVAPEAYVGGLIALVEEGDSVTIDAHQQLLQLNVADEEIARRRALWKQPAPRYTSGILYKFGVLVSSASKGAVTC
- a CDS encoding c-type cytochrome — protein: MKQSILQGMLLTGALTLVSGAVMAQASSLDLARTKNCMACHAIGNKVVGPAYKDVAKKYAGQKGAEDMLVQKVMKGGGGVWGAVPMPANTQVSAAQAHTLVKWVLSQ
- a CDS encoding cation:proton antiporter, whose translation is MDAVELFIQDLAVIMLVAGVVTVVFTRFRQPLVLGYIVAGVLIGPHTPPFALIQDLHTVHILSELGVIFLLFSLGLEFSLKKLARVGATALITAMAEIAMMIWLGYEIGVYFGWKPMDAVFLGAMLAVSSTTIIVKALNELGLKNEKFSQIIFGILIVEDILAIGMIALLSGIATSGSVAPAEVAGTIGKLLLFMTVSLVVGIVVVPRLLSYVARFRSNEMLLVSVLAILFGFCLLVMKLQYSVALGAFLVGAIMAEARQIHRIERVIEPLRDMFSAIFFVAIGLLFDPTVLKDYWLPITVITIAVVFGKLVSCTIGAFLSGETGRTPMRVGMGLAQIGEFSFIIAALGVSLKVTSDFLYPMVVAVSAITALLTPYLIRAADPLSSKAASVLPLKLSKALGQYSTWLHSLQPQGDKAALRKIILRIVLQVLVNFALMIAIFMCASFFEKIISDKMVGWVDDVDLKKALIWGGALVLSLPFLIATYHKLQALSMLLAEVIVGPEFNSVRAKRMRQVISEAVPALSIVFFMVLIFGLSANILPPLKLLLVVLLSVAGLLALLWQRLIKLHSRLQIALFETLNEQPEEH
- the rpiA gene encoding ribose-5-phosphate isomerase RpiA, producing the protein MTQDELKQAVARAAIEYVVAGEIVGVGTGSTANFFIDELAKIKDRIIGAVASSDASAARLRGHGIAVLDLNQVESMPVYIDGADEITAQGAMIKGGGAALTREKIVASVARKFICIADGSKLVERLGQFPLPVEVIPMAHASVSRKLAALGGEPRLRLKDGQPLLTDNGCCILDVFGLQIEDPQALEREINQIAGVVTVGLFAQQGATVCLLGTAEGVRRLEFA